One window from the genome of Cryptomeria japonica chromosome 6, Sugi_1.0, whole genome shotgun sequence encodes:
- the LOC131051101 gene encoding uncharacterized protein LOC131051101, which yields MGGFGFVQSCFKLPARNDVFPEEEQQDGNAKKMKRKSKDSSHDKKNGPIVVSKFPLGSNLSCFKLPARNDVFPEEEQQDGNAKKMKRKSKDSSHDKKNGPIVVSKFPLGSNLSCFKLPARNDVFPEEEQQDGNAKKMKRKSKDSSHDKKNGPIVVSKFPLGSNLVGVYVN from the exons ATGGGTGGATTTGGATTTGTGCAGAGTTGCTTCAAATTGCCTGCTAGAAATGATGTGTTTCCTGAAGAAGAACAGCAAGATGGTAATGcaaagaagatgaagaggaagagtAAGGATTCAAGTCATGACAAGAAAAATGGGCCAATTGTTGTATCGAAGTTCCCTCTAGGATCCAATCTG AGTTGCTTCAAATTGCCTGCTAGAAATGATGTGTTTCCTGAAGAAGAACAGCAAGATGGTAATGcaaagaagatgaagaggaagagtAAGGATTCAAGTCATGACAAGAAAAATGGGCCAATTGTTGTATCGAAGTTCCCTCTAGGATCCAATCTG AGTTGCTTCAAATTGCCTGCTAGAAATGATGTGTTTCCTGAAGAAGAACAGCAAGATGGTAATGcaaagaagatgaagaggaagagtAAGGATTCAAGTCATGACAAGAAAAATGGGCCAATTGTTGTATCGAAGTTCCCTCTAGGATCCAATCTGGTGGGTGTATATGTCAATTAG